Within the Cololabis saira isolate AMF1-May2022 chromosome 22, fColSai1.1, whole genome shotgun sequence genome, the region ttttacTTAAAACGCTGCCAAAACTCAAGACTGAAGTTATGTGCCATGTGCTCAAACACCAGTCCTCACCTTAGCCTGACTGGCATTTACAAGCAAGTTTCTTGTGACAATCAtttaatgcagaaaaaaaacatgaggcTGCATCCAGccagaaaaactaaaacaaaaaataattgaaaacacAAAGTCAGTAGTACTGCCATAACATGTGCTGTTCTCCATTGTCTCAATTCTCTGAGCGCACTTTGAACGGAAACCGGTGCTAATGTAATGACATGATGACAAACATTAAGGTGGTAATTGTGCTCGAACACAATAAACTGGAGTAATGTGAGTGCGGGCCATGGAGTGTGTGTGGTGATGGTAGTGGGGGGTCTTCGTCAAGTTAAATCATAATTGGCACAACCTGGCTACTGGTGTGCACTTTAACTACATGTGGGATGTATTTAGTCTCTCATCCTGCAGGAAACACCTGCCAAGtctacagtttaaaaaaaaaaaaaaaaaaaaaaagagtcatgaGTCAAATGTAAAAGCATATAAGGACCTTAATTATGCTGACAACAAAAAGTACATGAATATTCACATCACAAAATAAATGCCACGTCCTACTCACTTGACCTGCTTGTTGACAATGATGCCGACAGCATGTTGGGTTACATTGTAGACACGCCCTGTCTTGCCATGGTAGCACTTATGAGGCATTCCTCTCTGAATGGTACCTGTGCCctgggaagaaaataaaaagaacgAAATCATATCAGTAAATTTACCATCCTAATTCAATATTTTTCATTCGTATTCTCCACAGCATGAAGggctttattattattgggcGTTTTATTTTCTGAATTCAGCCTAATTTGAAACTGAATTCATCCTTATTTCAATAAAAGGCACCATTTCTTCATTAAACTATTGTCTTTCCTTGCGTGGCAGTGACAATTACCCATTTCATGTAAAGCAAATTGAATTGCACAGAGGGAGAGATCCCAAAGGGATCAATAAAGATGAGTGTAAGTGAAAATGTTTTGCTTAAGTTTACTATAAAACACAATTTttctgtaaaatgtaaaaaatttcatctttatgtttttattacaaACCTGGAAAGAACAATGGTGTGTAGTTTTTAATCAATGCacccacaataaaaaaaaaaaaaaaaagactgtaatTCTGTTTATACTTGGAGACTTACCACCACCTGCATAAAGGTTTGATATTGAGCAACTTAACTCACCTTGATATCAACGATGTCTCCTTTCTTGTAGATGCGCATATATACGGACAGGGGGATGGGGCCTGTGAAGCAGAAGAAGTCAGATTGAGCCGTCATGGACTAATAATAATTGTGGACCTGTCACTTCACTGTAAATTAGGACATTTACTTTTACTGTATACAGAGACTGGACCTTATTCATGGCTTAGGTGACCCGGTCAGAAGTGGAACGCTCTCAATAAGTCACATAAGAATGCATCATAATTGAATttatattaagaaaaaaaaaagaatttaaaataGAGAATGTTGCGATGAACTTCCAGTGGTTAAATACAATTAACCTCAAAGTCAGCCAACACCTATCTGatgaaaaggcaaaaaaaaaaataaaaaaatgtcatggCTCACATTGCTTATGAGTAGAAACTGGTTTTCTTGGCATCACTGCTGCCCTTCATAAAGCACTTTAACATCCTTAAAGCTACAGATTGGCCAAATCAGTATATTATGTTGGTTTAGAGGCAATCTAAAATACAGTCTACACAAATCAGTTTATTTTGCGTGATGGCTGATAACCCAGCACGCACAAAAAACGCATAACACTGAATCGGGTCATATGCAACCTAGATCCCCTAAACCAGGGgtcctcaatcctggtccttgagggccggtgtccagcaggttttagatgtttccctgcttcattgcaccatgatacaagtgactgtgtcattaacagaattgtgcagacctggatgacaagctgatgacgaacattaattagaatcaggtgtgttcaaaGTAAGGAAACTTCTAAAATGTGTAGGACACCGgcaccaggattgcccacccctgctctaaacagtttcacatttaaactcatctgtttacatgttgatttgtgaaatctgggtgtagtcatggactcagaccagAACCTTCAGAGACATTAAATACAAAGTCGGCCTTCTATCAACTGAAGAACACCTGCAGAATCAAAGGactaatgtctcagcaggaccttgaCAAACTCCATGCATGCATCTTCAGTCAACTTGGTTATTGCAACTGTGTCTTCACAGGTCTGTCAGatagctgcagctgatccagaatgctgctgGCCGAGTACACGCTAGAAGTAAAAGTAGATCACATCCCTCCAGTTCTGAGGTCTCTGACTctcagagaatagactttaaaataaTCCTGTTAGTTTATGATtcactgaatggtttaggaccaacATAGATCAGAGAATTATTGTTGCCATATCAACCATCCACACTTCTCAggtgttctggttcaggtctcctctgtgtccccagaaacatgaagcagcagcattcagctttcaTGCTCCACAGATGTGGAACAAactgatttttaaaaaataatttgtttacagctgctTCTGGCTTaattattttaaccattttgaaTTTAGATTTAAACCATATTAAGTACTACACTAAAACTCTGGTTCAAGAATAACTCTTCTTTATATGCCTTTGCACTTTAACTCCCTTTTCTCTTTACTTTTCATGATGTAAACCACCTTGAATCGCCTTGTTGCTAATATGTGCTGTAGAAATAAACCTGCCATACTAATCTACATTTTATGCCAGATGTGAACAGGGAAGAAAATCTAATTTAATAAACTCACCATGCTTGCGGAATGGCCTGCTGAACATGTACCGGGTCCCCCTCCTCTTGCCTCTGGTGTTCGTCATGATGCCTGATTACTGAGACAAAACAGAAgaatacacatttttttaaattttatttcacctttatttaaccagataaaagacccattgaggtcaagacctcttttccaagggtgacctggccaaggaaggcagcagcacacatccacacacaaataacagcaatcacgtaataaacattaaaatgagtgcaaactgtttagcaaataaagtgcaatagtggtgacttcaataatatgtatattaaaaaaaaaaaaaaaacaacaacttcagaaACAATTTAAAATTTAAGAACACAGGCAcatgtagtttaaaaacacaggcaGTGCCGAAAGGATTTTCGTTGTCGGTTTTTAAGAAGTGAACGAAAGgcttcaaatgaaacaagttaaaAGAGCCTGTTGATATTCTACCATTTAAATCCAGTGCATTTTGAGGATTGCAAATCACATCTTAAAAGTAGTATGATTTCATGTAATTGCAGTTggctacaaaaaaaaaccactggTTTGTCTACTCAAAAAAGATTTTGAAGAATATAAAGACAAAGACGTCAATTCACCCCAACATTAACACGGAATCCTAGTAAATCTGTTAATTTGATTGCTTTTTAAGGACTTGACATCTTGTCAGACCTATTAATTTAGGAAGATAATTTAATCAATTGGAGCTATATTGAGTTTGGTTGCATTTATTTTAAGGGCTCCTGATATCACCTTTGTCCATTAGTTGACTTTGGGAAAAAGAAAGTTTTTTCCagaattatttatattttgttgTCGAGGTATGAGCATAGTTAACTTAAATCCTTTCACCATTATGTGACTTTATCAAAACGTGCCACTTAAatctttaaaagaaagaaatacctGTTCTGATTACAGCTGCTAATGTGGGGCGACTAGAACCGTAATCCTGGGACTAAAACGGGTAATGAAACCTCCATGGTGAGTTGAATCAGTAGGCACATCGTTTTGCTCTTACATACGACTTTTAACCGTGGACATATAGCAGGTTTAATGTCTTTAAACGTGATTAAAAGAGAGAAAGGCTGAAACGCTGTTTCCACCGACGCTGCTCCAGGGCCGCATGGAGAGCCACGCTGCGAGTCTCCTGCACATTCAACCGATATTTCTCCCTCTAGGACCATTTTTCAACCAACATCAACGTAGTTTGGTGTAGAAACGCATTTTCGCCGCGTGTTTAAATGTAAATCCGTGCGAAAGGATACGTTATTAAAGAGAAATCCCGAATAAAATAGGAGAACATCTTACCCCTGCGCTCTACAAGATGGCGGGTGCGGCGGAAAGAGAGATCTCAGGACCCCAAACTCCGCCTTGCTATGAGCTGCACCAGGTAGCCCGTGATACTGCCTGAACTAAATGAGCGAGTCTAACGGATACAGGCATTAGAGGTTATAAACTGACagagtgtgtgcgtgtttttGGATTATATTAAATTTAAAACCAAAGGCACTGCAGAAAAATGTCAGATTTTTGTGGTATACATTTCCAAGATCAGATTTGGTTCATTTTcacaatattttttgtgtttgttataACATTCTGGGTGACAAATATGCGACACAtactgcattgttttttttttttcaaaataaggggtatatttatttcagtttggTAAAGTTGGAAAGATATTTACCGAACTATTTCCTGCTAGTACGTTTGCAAGtacttcatttttttatttattttttgtatgcgTTTTAcagccgcgttccatttgtcctcggaagtggggatttcccagttccagtcggaattttcaactggaacgcccctcgaagtgggatttcccactgggaaagtgggagaagcttcaccacccccgagttcacattccaagatggctgccccggttgtaaacagtagaagagagcgctgtaaaaattcgtagcacttcattctagttttggtcacactaaatcagtcgtatacaagtattgttcggcatatatatgctgctatagtgtaatttacatttttcctgtggtatatgcgaactacaaacttgtttacctactttgtaactggaacgctgataactcggctatgacgtcattcccagttccgagttccgacttccgggGTAATGGAACGCAGCTCCGTTATAATAACACGCATGCGTACAACCCGAGTAAGGCTATGTAAGCAATTTTGAGCAAACGCAGTTGAAAAAAATGTTGacaataatttttttgtttattgtaaCATTCTGATTGACAAATATGCGATGCATACattactgcttttttttttttaattgggtaTATTTCCTGCAAGTACGTTTGCAACTactttaattttttgtatgcgTTTGTAAATAAAACTCTTATTGCATGCGCACAATCCGGCTGTGTAAGCAATTTTGAGCAAACGcagttgaaaaaaataaaaaccattatgttatatattagattatttatgtattaaaatgcatatatatgctttaggttttaac harbors:
- the rpl21 gene encoding 60S ribosomal protein L21, with protein sequence MTNTRGKRRGTRYMFSRPFRKHGPIPLSVYMRIYKKGDIVDIKGTGTIQRGMPHKCYHGKTGRVYNVTQHAVGIIVNKQVKGKILAKRINVRIEHVKHSKSRDSFLQRVKENEAKKLEAKQKGTWVELKRQPAPPRDAHFVSTKKNEPQLLEPIPYEFMA